The genomic window GCATCAGTCCAGGTTTTACTAACATTATCTTCTATTAAAAAGTACTTGGATCCAATCTTCTGGAACCCAGGCGGCACTGTAACTGGCATGTTCTGCAAGGTGGACTCATCTCTTCTTGCAGTGGAAGTTAGATTCGCCGCAAGTTCATTCAACAGCTCCCGAACATCCAGATAGTAGTCGGTCAAAAGCTCCTTCTGCTCGGTCCGAGAATCCGCTATCATCTTCACCATTGCCTCTTGGCTATTTACGAGCTCCTTCTGCTCAGTCCGAAAATCCTCTATCATCTTCACTACTGCTTCTTGGCTATTAACGATCTTCTTCTGCTCAGTCCGAAAGTCCTCTATCATCTTCACTATTGCTTCTTGGCTATTAACGAGCTCCTTCTGCTCAGCCCGAGAATCCGCTATGATCTTCAATATTGCCTCTTCGCTATTAACGATCTTTTTCTGCTCAGTCCGAAAATCCTCTATCATCTTCACCATTGCCTCTTGGCTGTGCTCCTGTTGCCTGGACTTGGAGTACTGATCGTACAGTGGATGCAATGCTGCCAGGCAGAAGGCGCCACATTGTTGAGGCGCATCGCTCAGAACACAAATGGAGTCGCTGGTGGCGTGGGACACTCCGAAAAGGATGCAGGATGCGACGACGAggcacaaaaaataaatacgcaGCCCACACATGTTGCGAAAAACTAAACTGACACATTTTTGCCGAATTTCGGGCTTATTTATACGGAGCTCAAGGAATTATGTACATTCATTAAAGAAAATCATTTGCTTAGTTATGTAAATCCAGACAAATATGTAAATCCAGAGCACAAGAATAtatctttaatttttaaattattcaatataaaacaagagagaacgctatagttgggttgcccgactatcagatacccgtttctcaggtagtggaagtgcgaaccAGAAATTTTGAGTTGTTTTTGACATGTTGATAAAAATAGGGATAAtaaagaattaaatttaaaaaaaattacagtgggcgtggcaatgaCCCCTTTGCCATTTGCGCTGCAtgcttaatttcaattttgtagCTATTATAGGACttgatctcgacgttcatacggacggacagacggacagacggacatggccagctCAACTgcgctattgatcctgatcaggaatgtatatacttaaaatggtcggaaacgctttcttgagcctgttacatacttttcaacgaatctagaatCTGGACAATCCTGAAGAGGATGGGCGAAACTCCCACTCCCCACTTTGGagccatatatatatatacaaaaatgaaacaaacgaaatgaaataaacgTGCCTTTTTACTACTCTACTTGTCTATATTCTGCagattacattttacatatttaagaattttacatattttcaagTCGAATCCACCTCGAACTTGGGCGCAACTATTTTCCTATCAAACTCGGACTAACTACGAATTATCCGCAACAGCACCGCCTGCTGACTTTCCAGTCTGTCCAGCCTCGACCCATTGTCCTTGGGAGGGATCTCCTACCACGCCTCCCCTTCGTTAGCTTGCAG from Drosophila yakuba strain Tai18E2 chromosome 2L, Prin_Dyak_Tai18E2_2.1, whole genome shotgun sequence includes these protein-coding regions:
- the LOC6526467 gene encoding uncharacterized protein LOC6526467, with translation MCGLRIYFLCLVVASCILFGVSHATSDSICVLSDAPQQCGAFCLAALHPLYDQYSKSRQQEHSQEAMVKMIEDFRTEQKKIVNSEEAILKIIADSRAEQKELVNSQEAIVKMIEDFRTEQKKIVNSQEAVVKMIEDFRTEQKELVNSQEAMVKMIADSRTEQKELLTDYYLDVRELLNELAANLTSTARRDESTLQNMPVTVPPGFQKIGSKYFLIEDNVSKTWTDAEETCREKGSHLPTFRNEDEFEAVARRFHDGEVFWLGYRRSKGKFVTAAGKEESFMMRRSKELNKKGYIENCVVMYNLSIYDTNCKFAYPFICQLDTVQER